The sequence below is a genomic window from Armatimonadota bacterium.
GCGATGGATCGGAGATCGGCACTTTTCCCGAATCCGAACTGACGACGGTGCGCTTTACCCTTGAGCCAGTGTCTGAGGGAACGAAACTCCTGATGGTTGAGTCTGGATTTGCCAACATTCCAAGCGACCGACGCTTCAGCGCGCTTGAATCCAACACGAGCGGATGGAAGTCCGAACTGGCCAAGATGGCGCCGTGGGTGGAGCGAGACGAGCATCAGCCGAAAGCTCCGTACGACATTTATCGCGAGCGGTTCGTCAAGGTTCCGATCCAGAAGGCTTGGGACGCGGTGGCGACGCCCGAAGGGCTGAAGAGCTGGTTCGTGAAGGACGTCGAAGGCGATATGAGCGTAGGTACGATGACGATTTTCCACTTCCAGACGTGCGCGAGCGGTCCGGTCAAGGTGATCGAGCGAGACGAGCCGAATACGATTTCGTGGCTGTGGCACCCAGGTGAGAAGGACGGTTGCACGTGGGACAAGTATCCTGAAGACCAGACGACGACCGTGAAGTTCACGTTCACCGAGAAGAACGGCGGGACGGAGATCGTGGTGATCGAATCCGGTTTTGACAACATCCCCGAGGAGCGCCGCATGATGGCCCTTGGCCTGAACAAGGGAGGTTGGAGCACGGTGATGGACTGGCTTCGCGACTACCTGACAGGAAAAGTATGAGCGCGCAACGATCGGAAATCTATCAGGCCTTGGGCGACCCGGCCCGCCTCACGATGATCGAGCGGCTGGGCGACCAGGGCCCCATGACCACGATGAAGCTGGTGGAGGGGCTTGGCATGTCGCGCCAAGCCGCCACCAAGCACCTGCTGGTGCTGGAAAACGTGGGACTGGTGTCGAGCACGGCCAAGGGTAGGGAAGTCATTCGCGAGTTGCGTCTGGAGGTTCTGGACGATGCGGCAAGCTGGCTGTCGGCCCGAGCCCGGGCGTGGGATCGCAAGCTGGGCGCGTTGCAGAAGTTCTTGGAAGAAGGCTAGTCGGCGAGAAGGCGGTCGAGGAAGGCCTTCGGGCTCTTCAGGAACGCCCAATAGGTTCGATAGAGGTCGGTGTCTTCATACTCGACCTCTTCGATACCGTCGCCGGTGAGTTGAAGAATTTTCGCGCCGGGGATGGAGAGAAGGATCGGCGAGTGCGTGGCCATGAATATCTGACAGCCCTTCTTGTAGGCGAGGTCGTGCATCAGTTTGACGGCGGCTAGCTGGCGGTTGGGGCTGAGGGCGGCTTCGGGTTCGTCGAGGATGTAGAGTCCGTTGGGTCGGAATTCGCTGAGTTGGGCGAAGAAGCTTTCGCCGTGGGACATTTGGTGCATGGGAGCATTCGCATACTTGTCCCGACGACGGTAGAGATGGGGATCTGGGCCAATGTAGGTTCCGTCTTCCTTTCGAAGGTCAGGGTTTTCAAAGAGCTCGTCGTAGGCAAAATCATCTGCTGCAAACGCCGACTCTGTAAACACGTTGTACATCGTTTCGGCCCGCAGAAAGAAGCAGTAGCCTTCCCGCGCCAGAGGATTTCTGTTGGGAACGATGAAGTCCCACAGCATGGAGTGAGTGGATGCCGTCGAGAAATTCATGCCCTTCGCCCCGCCTTCGGGATTCATGCCAAGCATGGCCGCGAGACCTTCGATGATGGTCGATTTGCCGGTTCCGTTTTCGCCGACGAAAATCGTGACCGGGTTCTGAAGCTTTTGCTTGGGAAGGGCGAGGACGGCAGGAAGATTGAAAGGGTAGCGGTCCCAATCGATGGCTTCTTCTTCCACAAAGCGAACGGATCGAATGAATCCGCCGTCTTGCGGTGGTCCCTCGCTGTAAGTCGCCTTTCTCGCCATCTTGCCGCCAAGATTATCTCAATCTGTAAGAAATGAAGATGAGATGAAGACATCAAATGATTTCCAAATAAGACCCCGGCACAATTGGCCTAACTCAAACGGAGAGTGTTGCGATGAAAAGCGAACGAACCAAT
It includes:
- a CDS encoding AAA family ATPase, producing MARKATYSEGPPQDGGFIRSVRFVEEEAIDWDRYPFNLPAVLALPKQKLQNPVTIFVGENGTGKSTIIEGLAAMLGMNPEGGAKGMNFSTASTHSMLWDFIVPNRNPLAREGYCFFLRAETMYNVFTESAFAADDFAYDELFENPDLRKEDGTYIGPDPHLYRRRDKYANAPMHQMSHGESFFAQLSEFRPNGLYILDEPEAALSPNRQLAAVKLMHDLAYKKGCQIFMATHSPILLSIPGAKILQLTGDGIEEVEYEDTDLYRTYWAFLKSPKAFLDRLLAD
- a CDS encoding metalloregulator ArsR/SmtB family transcription factor, whose translation is MSAQRSEIYQALGDPARLTMIERLGDQGPMTTMKLVEGLGMSRQAATKHLLVLENVGLVSSTAKGREVIRELRLEVLDDAASWLSARARAWDRKLGALQKFLEEG